In Spodoptera frugiperda isolate SF20-4 chromosome 28, AGI-APGP_CSIRO_Sfru_2.0, whole genome shotgun sequence, one genomic interval encodes:
- the LOC118264942 gene encoding 3-oxoacyl-[acyl-carrier-protein] reductase FabG, whose amino-acid sequence MDYDFSNKVVLVTGASAGIGESTALLFAKLGAKLSLVGRNEANLRAVAAECEKQKGVKPLAIVADLGTDEGVQKTAKKTLEHFKRLDVLVNNAAIGARTSILHETDMKIFDDVFRIDVRGVYLLTKLLAPALIETKGNIINISSISATVVAVGSLPYGMAKAALDHFTRLVSLELAPKGVRVNTVSPGITVSNFVKRMTGSTDEQYNSWLGEASKQIPMGEPCVGDDIARMVVHIASEHSRLVTGTVVEVDGGLRFNSSSSHLISQQIKQ is encoded by the exons ATGGATTACGATTTTTCTAACAAAGTGGTGCTAGTTACTGGTGCAAGTGCTGGTATAGGCGAGTCCACAGCTCTCCTGTTCGCTAAACTTGGTGCGAAGCTGTCGCTGGTGGGAAGAAATGAAGCTAACTTGCGAGCAGTCGCGGCCGAGTGCGAGAAGCAGAAGGGCGTGAAGCCGCTGGCGATCGTCGCGGACCTGGGGACTGATGAGGGGGTCCAGAAGACTGCCAAGAAGACCCTTGAACATTTTAAGAG ACTGGACGTCTTGGTCAACAATGCTGCCATCGGCGCCCGCACCAGCATCTTGCACGAGACAGACATGAAGATCTTCGACGACGTGTTCAGGATCGACGTGCGCGGCGTGTACCTGCTCACCAAGCTGCTGGCGCCAGCCCTCATCGAGACCAAGGGCAACATCATCAATATTTCTAGTATATCAGCTACTGTAGTAGCCGTGGGTTCCCTGCCTTATGGCATGGCTAAG GCTGCACTGGACCACTTCACTCGCCTTGTGTCTCTGGAGCTCGCCCCGAAAGGTGTTAGAGTCAATACGGTCAGCCCTGGAATCACT GTGTCAAACTTCGTGAAACGTATGACAGGCTCCACTGATGAACAGTATAACAGTTGGCTGGGTGAAGCCAGTAAACAAATTCCTATGGGAGAGCCGTGCGTGGGAGACGACATCGCCAGGATGGTCGTGCACATCGCCAGCGAGCACAGCAGGCTGGTCACTGGCACCGTCGTGGAGGTGGACGGGGGACTGAGGTTCAACTCCTCCTCCAGCCATTTAATCAGCCAAcagattaaacaataa